CGGTGCCGCGCTGATCGCCAGCGTCAGCACGACCGCCGCCAGCACGCCCTGCCAGGGCTCGGGGAACAGGGAGCCGCCGAGTATGCCGATCAGCTGATACGTCACGGCCCAGGCGAGGCAGGCCGGGGCGTCGCCGCGGGCGAAGTCCCGCAGCGGCATCCGGGCCAGCAGGCAGGCGAGCATCACCGGAATGCGGCCCGCGGGGACGAGCCGGGACAGGGTGAGCACCGCGATCCCGTGGTCGCCGAGTTTCTCCTGCGCCTGGGCCAGCCGGTCCTCGGGGGCGCGGTCGCGGATCGTCTCCAGCCAGCGGGAACCGTTCTTCGACCGCATACCGCGCCGCCCCAGCCAGTACAGCGCGATGTCCCCGAGGAAGGCCGCGAGCGCTGCGACGACGAAGACCAGCAGGAGCGAGAACGGCGCGGTCTGGTGGAAGGCGACGACCGCCGCGGAGCTGACCAGCGCACCCGTCGGCACGATCGGCACCAGTGCCCCGATCAGCACCAGCAGAAACAGCGACGGATACCCGACCGCCTGCTGCGTGGACGCCGCGGGCACGCTGGTACTCGCGACGGCGAGGAACATCACCGGGAGACCTCCGGGGGCGCGGGGGCGTGGATGGTCACGGGGCGGCGGTCTGCGGGGGGCCCGGAAGAGCAGGTGATCCTCGGACACTGGTCCGCGCGGAGCGCGAAGGGGGCCGCTGGGCGGTGGTGCGTCCGGGGGCGGGCGGCAGCGCGCTCTCTGGCGGCTGTCGGATCGTGGTGTGCGCGGAGCGCGAGGGTGATCGTCTCGTGGTGTTCTGCGTGTTCTGCGCGGAGCCCGGAGCTGGTCGTCGGGTGGCGATCCGCGCGGAGCGGGAGGGTGGTTGTCTCGTGGTGGTCTGCGCGGAGCGGGAGGGTGGTTGTCTCGTGGTGGTCTGCGCGGAGCGGGAGGGTGGTCGTCTCGTGGTGGGCTGCGCGGAGCGCGTAGGTGGTTATCGCGTGGCGATCTGCGCCGGGCGTCGACGTGGTCATCGGGCCGCCTCCGGTCGTACGCTCTCGCCGTGCGACAGGACGTGCACCGCCACCCCGGGTGCGCGTTGTGCGGCGAGGCGTACGAACTCGTCGCCCGGCGCATGGAATTCATGGGGGCGCACGGCGTCCATCCCGATCGGCCAGTACGTGCCGTAGTGCACCGGCACCGCGCTGCGCGGGTTCAGCCGCGCCAGCGCCTGCGCCGCGCGCCCCGGGTCCAGATGCCCCGACCCCAGGTACGGCCCCCAGCCGCCGACCGGCAACAGCGCCACGTCGACCGGCCCCACCTCCTCCGCCATCGACTCGAACAGACCGGTGTCCCCGGCGAAGTAGGTCCGCGCGTCACCCTCGACGACGTACCCGAGGGCAGGAGAGCGATGCCGTCCGACCGGCAGCCGGCGCCCGTCGTGCCGCGCCGGTACGACCCGTACGACCAGGTCACCGATCCGCACCCGGTCGCCGGGCGCGACCTCCGTGACCCGGAGACGTTCGAGCCGGCGCAGCCCCGGCACCTGGGCGGCGGCGCCACGCGGCACCAGCAGGCGGGTGCCCGGGGCCAGGCGGGCCAGCGACGGCACATGCAGATGATCGGCGTGCAGATGCGACACCAACGCCACATCCGCGACCGCGGCCTCGGGCGGCGGCGGGGCACCGCGGCGCCGCCGCAGATGGGCCAGACGGCGCGCGAACAGGGGGTCGGTCAGGACACGCACACCGGAGTCCTCGACCGTGCAGGTGGCATGACCCCACCAAGTAAGCTGCACCGGCACTCCATTGCCTCCTTCGCGCGACTCCCCCCGAGCCTACGGGCAGGAGTAGGGTCGGCGGCGAAACCCTGAGGTGAGGGGGACACCATGGGAGATGCGCACGGCACCTCCGGCACGCGCGACGCCTCCGGCCGCCCGGCCACGGTCCGGGTCACGGCGATCGCCAGCCTGACCCCGCTGGGGGAGCTGGACGCGGACCCCTTCCTCGTCGACTTCCGCAGCCAGCAGGCGATGTGCGCGCGCTGGGCGGCCGAGCGCGGGTACGTGGTCACGCGGGAACTGCTCGTACGAGGCCTGCGCCCCGACCACTGCGCGCTGTGGGCGGACGTGGAGGCGGGCCTGGTCGACCTGTTCGTCGCCCCCAGTCGCCGCGTCCTGGAGCGGGCCCTGACGTCCGTGGAGGAGTTCATCGCGGAGTGCGCGCGCCGCGGCGTCCGCGTCGAGACGGTCGGCCGCGCGGAGCCGCCGCACGACGCG
The Streptomyces sp. CGMCC 4.7035 DNA segment above includes these coding regions:
- a CDS encoding DedA family protein → MFLAVASTSVPAASTQQAVGYPSLFLLVLIGALVPIVPTGALVSSAAVVAFHQTAPFSLLLVFVVAALAAFLGDIALYWLGRRGMRSKNGSRWLETIRDRAPEDRLAQAQEKLGDHGIAVLTLSRLVPAGRIPVMLACLLARMPLRDFARGDAPACLAWAVTYQLIGILGGSLFPEPWQGVLAAVVLTLAISAAPSVWRRMRRTAAP
- a CDS encoding MBL fold metallo-hydrolase, whose protein sequence is MPVQLTWWGHATCTVEDSGVRVLTDPLFARRLAHLRRRRGAPPPPEAAVADVALVSHLHADHLHVPSLARLAPGTRLLVPRGAAAQVPGLRRLERLRVTEVAPGDRVRIGDLVVRVVPARHDGRRLPVGRHRSPALGYVVEGDARTYFAGDTGLFESMAEEVGPVDVALLPVGGWGPYLGSGHLDPGRAAQALARLNPRSAVPVHYGTYWPIGMDAVRPHEFHAPGDEFVRLAAQRAPGVAVHVLSHGESVRPEAAR